In one Acuticoccus sp. I52.16.1 genomic region, the following are encoded:
- a CDS encoding lytic transglycosylase domain-containing protein: protein MALIDQESRFDPRATSPKGAQGLGQLMPETASLLGVSDPFDPAENLDGAARYFTAQLARFGDVRLALAAYNAGPHRVIEHGGVPPFRETQAYVATITAAAGYAPATSEPERRVPVSGAAVREVSTSPQMQRSGVWEFN from the coding sequence GTGGCGCTGATCGATCAGGAAAGCCGCTTCGATCCGCGGGCGACGTCGCCGAAAGGCGCGCAAGGTCTCGGGCAGCTTATGCCGGAGACTGCGAGCCTCCTCGGTGTCTCCGATCCCTTCGATCCCGCCGAGAATTTGGATGGAGCCGCGCGGTACTTCACGGCGCAGCTCGCTCGCTTCGGCGACGTTCGCCTGGCGCTCGCCGCCTACAACGCCGGCCCGCATCGCGTGATCGAGCATGGCGGCGTGCCGCCCTTTCGCGAAACGCAGGCGTACGTCGCCACCATCACTGCCGCCGCCGGGTACGCGCCGGCGACGTCAGAGCCTGAGCGTCGAGTTCCTGTGAGCGGGGCTGCGGTGCGTGAGGTGTCCACCAGCCCCCAAATGCAAAGGAGCGGCGTATGGGAATTCAACTGA
- a CDS encoding TrbC/VirB2 family protein has protein sequence MGIQLKKAGRIAGLATVLTVVGASAAMAQDLSPVTNFFTTLGEALTGTLGRAIGLVALAGVGLAFATGRMNWMFAGSVLIGLAILFGAATLLSGYS, from the coding sequence ATGGGAATTCAACTGAAGAAGGCAGGCCGTATCGCGGGTCTTGCGACGGTGCTCACCGTGGTGGGTGCGAGCGCGGCGATGGCGCAGGACCTCTCGCCGGTCACGAACTTCTTCACCACGCTCGGCGAGGCGCTGACGGGGACGCTCGGTCGCGCCATCGGCCTGGTCGCTCTGGCCGGTGTCGGCCTCGCCTTCGCGACGGGCCGCATGAACTGGATGTTCGCCGGCTCGGTCCTCATCGGCCTTGCGATCCTTTTCGGCGCCGCAACGCTCCTGTCCGGATACTCATGA
- a CDS encoding type II toxin-antitoxin system HipA family toxin: protein MADFEVHIDLDGRTRPIGLARSNRVRGTETILFEYDSAWLEDPDRFSLEPALALTRGAFAPPAGLATFGSIGDSAPDTWGRRLMQRAERRLADREGRAVRTLVESDYLLGVADETRLGALRFRWVGEEIFQAPIRAGVPALIELGRLLQITERILRDEETDEDLQLIFAPGSSLGGARPKASVIDQHGHLSIAKFPKETDDYSMETWEEIALRLAGQAGIGTPQHELIDVAGKAVMLSRRFDRDGAIRIPFLSAMAMMGAKDGERGSYPEIVDALSQHGAQGKTDAHALYRRVVFNVLISNVDDHLRNHGFLWLGKAGWSLSPAYDLNPVPTDLKARVLTTNIDLDEGTCSLDLLEAASEFFALTLPQARGIIKEVATVTATWRDTAKAVGARSAEISRMASAFEHDDLKRALAL from the coding sequence CACCGAGACCATCCTCTTCGAATATGACAGTGCATGGCTTGAGGACCCGGACCGCTTCTCCCTGGAGCCAGCTCTTGCTCTGACCCGCGGCGCCTTCGCCCCTCCAGCCGGTCTTGCGACTTTCGGCTCCATCGGCGACTCAGCGCCGGATACCTGGGGCCGGCGCCTCATGCAGCGCGCCGAACGCCGTCTCGCCGATCGAGAAGGCCGCGCGGTTCGCACGCTTGTAGAAAGCGACTACCTGCTCGGCGTCGCCGACGAGACCCGGCTTGGCGCGCTCCGCTTCCGCTGGGTCGGCGAAGAGATCTTCCAAGCGCCGATCCGCGCGGGCGTTCCTGCCCTAATCGAGCTTGGCCGGTTGCTCCAGATCACCGAACGGATTCTCCGGGACGAGGAAACGGATGAAGACCTGCAGCTCATCTTTGCCCCAGGCTCCTCCCTTGGCGGTGCCCGACCGAAGGCGTCGGTCATCGACCAACATGGTCACCTCTCGATAGCGAAATTCCCGAAGGAGACCGATGACTACAGTATGGAGACCTGGGAAGAGATCGCGCTGCGGCTAGCCGGCCAGGCAGGTATTGGCACGCCTCAACACGAGCTGATCGACGTCGCCGGCAAGGCGGTCATGTTGTCGCGACGCTTCGATCGCGACGGTGCGATCCGCATCCCGTTCCTGTCGGCGATGGCGATGATGGGCGCTAAGGACGGCGAGCGCGGCAGCTATCCGGAGATCGTCGATGCCCTTTCTCAACACGGCGCTCAGGGGAAGACGGACGCCCATGCCCTCTATCGGCGTGTCGTCTTCAATGTGCTGATCTCCAATGTCGACGACCACCTCCGCAATCATGGTTTCCTGTGGCTGGGTAAGGCAGGTTGGTCTCTCTCGCCGGCATACGACCTAAATCCCGTTCCGACCGATCTCAAGGCGCGGGTGCTGACCACGAATATCGATCTCGACGAGGGCACCTGTTCGCTCGATCTGCTGGAGGCGGCGTCCGAGTTTTTTGCTCTCACCCTGCCGCAGGCCCGCGGGATTATCAAAGAGGTCGCAACCGTGACCGCGACCTGGCGCGATACAGCCAAGGCAGTCGGCGCTCGATCGGCGGAGATCAGCCGCATGGCCAGCGCTTTCGAGCATGACGATCTCAAGCGGGCGCTGGCGCTATGA